One Clupea harengus chromosome 12, Ch_v2.0.2, whole genome shotgun sequence DNA segment encodes these proteins:
- the pigo gene encoding GPI ethanolamine phosphate transferase 3 isoform X1 codes for MKRLPVLALLLWVCTLFYVGIFLFVGGFLLVRLEVNRTSTCEDVLLQPAGSQADFCRDQPRYRKAVVLIIDALRADFARYNPSNLVPRPYENKLPVLEELMSSRPTHTRLFTFQADPPTTTMQRIKGFTTGSLPTFIDVGNNFASSAILEDNLIHQLGQAGKRVVFMGDDTWENLFPKKFHRSLPFPSFNVKDLHTVDNGILEHLNPTMKGDDWDVLIGHFLGVDHCGHRYGPDHPAMADKLTQMNSVIRSVVEQLQNDTLLVVMGDHGMTDTGDHGGESPKETEAALFLYSHSPLFPAPGSQVEPSVVPQTDLVPTLALLLGIPIPYSSVGQVLLPLFPSPGQAEGQGSGPDQAEALWINVKQVNRFLETYSSMAKDIPADRLSELQAAFARLSAAYLGAVQQGEQASPELLHSMQAYLSSVRDTCRASWARFHPLKMAAGVALLGAACLLCYVLSELSSAVLVEGAVRAPLVAGVCVGVCVAIAQLATQGHVEAPWCLAAAAVSSEILFLWRNRRRSPRSSSSSSSSQKGRPAPPRLLSAALVVLLLRCASLLSDSYVIAEGRVVTFLLFSFGLYVPLRLNWDGFLLPPPPPDSQKPPGALPMLPLPAWAVRREGVVLCLSLGVLIGSLYLTLSMHACREEQGAWCQPSAFLSPLARVQDGRLRNLHYLLSLVALVGWTYLLYRWLRHYGNLNSPGVAVLAARWLLPTVAVLTGLHWAVSATPEDGFRGLAELMRLAQSMLPRAAFAFLGLGVALLWLDPLTVFLKHRASGGPRAASLPPPSYRASTGISPQAELHHLIPQLYQRIRRSLEDGPEEGPDEDGRPAVEAYGLGTVYSAPLVLLCGLLGVGLLLLHSETMAPAFLLLLLEAAALLHIHAACSTLSGQQGDYSTGFSVPWAPVVMWSLAASQFFHGTGHLPTFPSLQWGAAFVGFPEGHTGTLLPATLVTLNTFSSHILFAVACPLLLFWPLVCEVRFNKNGRTAGEESEEGVMEMRLRENPQQFSAALLQLAARYLFVNGAQVFASVCAAAILRRHLMVWQVFAPKLMFAASEFVVSSVFLLLGVALVLRVDVAVRGWFKRLLSEASR; via the exons ATGAAGAGACTGCCAGTGTTGGCCCTCTTGTTGTGGGTCTGTACCCTGTTCTATGTGGGAATCTTCCTCTTCGTGGGGGGGTTCCTGCTGGTCCGACTGGAGGTGAACCGGACAAGCACCTGTGAGGACGTCCTGCTGCAGCCCGCGGGGTCGCAGGCGGACTTCTGCCGGGATCAGCCTCGTTACCGTAAGGCAGTGGTACTCATCATCGACGCCCTAAGGGCGGATTTTGCGCGGTACAACCCCTCGAACCTGGTCCCCCGTCCCTACGAGAACAAGCTGCCCGTGCTGGAGGAGCTCATGTCGTCCCGGCCGACCCATACCAGGCTGTTCACGTTCCAGGcagacccccccaccaccaccatgcaGCGCATCAAGGGCTTCACCACTGGCTCCCTCCCCACCTTCATCGATGTAGGCAACAACTTCGCCTCCAGCGCCATCCTGGAAGACAATCTCATCCACCAGCTGGGCCAGGCAG GCAAACGCGTTGTCTTCATGGGGGATGATACGTGGGAGAACCTCTTTCCAAAGAAGTTCCACCGTTCTTTGCCCTTCCCCTCCTTCAATGTAAAGGACCTGCACACTGTAGATAACGGGATCCTTGAACACCTCAACCCTACCA tgAAAGGGGATGACTGGGACGTGCTGATAGGTCACTTCCTGGGCGTGGACCACTGTGGGCACCGCTACGGCCCAGACCACCCTGCCATGGCCGACAAACTCACTCAGATGAACAGTGTCATCAG gtCAGTGGTTGAACAGCTGCAGAATGACACCCTGCTGGTGGTGATGGGTGACCATGGGATGACGGACACGGGTGACCATGGAGGCGAGAGCCCCAAGGAGACAGAGGCAGCCCTCTTCCTCTACAgccactcccctctcttccctgccCCTGGATCTCAG GTTGAGCCTTCTGTAGTGCCTCAGACAGACCTGGTTCCCACGCTGGCTCTCCTCCTGGGTATTCCCATCCCTTACAGCAGTGTGGGGCAGGTTCTGCTGCCCCTGTTCCCCTCTCCAGGCCAGGCAGAGGGGCAAGGAAGTGGCCCTGATCAAGCAGAGGCCCTGTGGATCAATGTAAAGCAG GTGAACCGCTTCCTGGAGACGTACTCCAGCATGGCCAAAGACATCCCGGCTGATCGCCTGTCTGAGCTGCAGGCTGCTTTCGCCCGCCTGTCGGCTGCGTATCTCGGCGCtgtccagcagggggagcaAGCATCCCCCGAGCTGCTGCACTCCATGCAGGCCTATCTGAGCTCCGTCCGGGACACCTGCCGAGCCTCTTGGGCCCGCTTCCACCCGCTCAAGATGGCCGCCGGGGTGGCGCTGCTGGGTGCCGCTTGTCTCCTGTGCTACGTGCTGTCGGAGCTGTCCTCGGCCGTGCTGGTGGAAGGGGCCGTGAGGGCCCCCCTggtggcaggggtgtgtgtgggggtgtgtgttgccATAGCGCAGCTGGCGACTCAGGGCCACGTGGAGGCGCCCTGGTGCCTGGCGGCTGCTGCGGTTTCCTCTGAGATCCTCTTCCTGTGGAGGAACCGCAGACGGTCCCCGCGGTcgtcgtcatcctcctcctcctcccagaaGGGCCGGCCAGCTCCCCCGCGCCTCCTCAGCGCCGCCCTGGTGGTGCTGCTCCTGCGCTGCGCCTCGCTGCTCTCTGACAGCTACGTGATCGCAGAGGGCCGCGTGGTCACCTTCCTGCTCTTCTCGTTCGGGCTCTACGTGCCCCTGCGCCTCAACTGGGACGGTTTCCTCCTGCCCCCGCCGCCCCCCGACTCCCAGAAGCCCCCGGGAGCCctccccatgctgcccctcccGGCGTGGGCGGTACGGCGTGAGGGGGTGGTGCTGTGTCTGAGCCTGGGTGTGCTGATTGGCTCGCTGTACCTGACGCTGTCGATGCACGCTTGCCGTGAGGAGCAGGGGGCGTGGTGCCAGCCGTCGGCGTTCCTATCCCCACTGGCGCGTGTCCAGGACGGCCGCCTGCGCAACCTGCACTACCTGCTCTCCCTGGTGGCGTTGGTCGGCTGGACGTACCTGCTCTACCGTTGGCTGCGTCACTACGGCAACCTGAACTCGCCGGGAGTGGCTGTGCTGGCGGCGCGCTGGCTGTTGCCCACGGTGGCCGTGCTGACAGGGCTGCACTGGGCGGTGAGCGCCACCCCCGAGGACGGCTTCCGCGGCCTGGCTGAGCTCATGCGCCTGGCGCAGTCCATGTTGCCCCGCGCCGCCTTCGCCTTCCTCGGCCTAGGGGTGGCACTGCTGTGGCTGGACCCGCTCACCGTGTTTCTGAAGCACCGGGCGTCGGGGGGCCCCCGCGccgcctccctcccccccccaagcTACCGTGCTAGCACGGGCATCAGCCCCCAGGCAGAGCTGCACCACCTCATCCCGCAGCTGTACCAACGCATCCGCCGCTCGCTGGAGGACGGTCCTGAGGAGGGGCCCGACGAGGATGGCCGGCCCGCCGTCGAGGCCTACGGCCTGGGTACAGTCTACTCGGCCCCGCTGGTGCTGCTGTGCGGTCTGCTGGGggtggggctgctgctgctccactcTGAGACCATGGCCCCTGCCttcctgctgttgctgctggagGCTGCAGCCCTGCTGCACATCCATGCTGCCTGCAGTACTCTCTCTGGCCAGCAGGGGGACTACTCCA CAGGCTTCAGCGTGCCCTGGGCTCCGGTGGTGATGTGGTCCCTGGCGGCGTCGCAGTTCTTCCACGGCACGGGGCACCTGCCCACCTTCCCGTCTCTGCAGTGGGGCGCGGCCTTCGTGGGGTTCCCCGAGGGTCACACCGGCACCTTGCTGCCCGCCACTCTTGTCACACTCAACACCTTCTCCTCACACATCCTCTTCGCTG tggCGTGTCCGTTGCTGCTCTTCTGGCCGCTGGTGTGTGAGGTTCGCTTTAACAAAAACGGGCGAACAGCAGGGGAGGAGTCTGAGGAAGGTGTCATGGAGATGCGATTGAGAGAGAATCCTCAGCAGTTTAGCGCTGCCCTCCTCCAGCTAGCAGCACGCTACCTCTTTGTCAATGGAGCCCAG GTCtttgcttcagtgtgtgctgctgcGATACTCCGAAGACATCTGATGGTGTGGCAGGTGTTTGCACCCAA GTTGATGTTTGCGGCCAGTGAGTTCGTGGTGagcagtgtgtttctgctgCTCGGTGTGGCGCTGGTCCTGAGGGTGGATGTGGCTGTAAGGGGCTGGTTCAAGAGACTCCTGTCTGAAGCCTCCAGGTAA
- the ccl19b gene encoding C-C motif chemokine 19b, protein MLLQSTVLFLLACGLWNSATASEGAVDCCLTTGSSRIPQRLVKSYAVQTTDRGCRIEATLFITHAGKTLCAPPASRQKWVKNILKKLNKKGRNGKNRRRGKNGKNVRG, encoded by the exons ATGCTGCTACAGTCCACTGTTCTGTTTTTACTGGCCTGTGGGCTTTGGAACTCTGCAACAG CTTCAGAGGGGGCAGTCGACTGTTGCCTGACGACGGGTAGCTCTCGCATCCCGCAGCGCCTTGTGAAGTCCTACGCCGTTCAGACCACGGACAGGGGATGCCGAATCGAAGCCACGCT GTTCATCACACACGCAGGCAAGACACTCTGTGCTCCACCCGCCTCCAGACAGAAATGGGTGAAGAACATCCTCAAGAAGCTCAATAAAAAAGGCAGGAATG GCAAGAACAGGCGCAGGGGGAAGAACGGCAAAAACGTCAGAGGCTGA
- the ccdc17 gene encoding coiled-coil domain-containing protein 17 yields the protein MNVSTCPRCDMSFKSLLLLEKHKEKFCIGGATPVRESETPKCVAGSKAKSLKMDGYNPHISRHDKQLADLSNATKQLEKQNREIDLKLHEMAAQRKTVSEVERTLHELKAQEERNTNLLESMMAQLLALQGDPLLHITQGHKQQREESQSRQNNPQVYTPRPKEKVTQTLVPVYVGGLLSSEISNLRLSYLQHGGSSPLVLAQLQELLNEALQVEMHHGKPPNPKTHQRQWSKRRYDSDWYRINKQLIATEIQNHKLEEEIRKAELRKREASSFTWSTHMGQPRRQEVQAMKMDIDLLKHEIEMNRSRRPIRTRKTPRSSSLFPLLEDVRSQTPALTKYLYEQTDALGPAPYDPVAGFVVFYDFLLGLSPSYRLCRLTVGLFSGEQELVAPSLLPPVYCEPASLSSSLHPEHHSGQLAMLATKQAVPRVQPAPPLSLVLHLQASGGHDTFGQEVTRLVSRGWVKVDIFDQHNSVISGRWRVPLRLLPAKPSMTPGEMNAVPQLDSVELYLRVVNARDADVQSSIPISHSTAALYRFPPVVGRGGVT from the exons ATGAACGTATCCACCTGTCCAAGATGCGACATGTCTTTCAAGTCTTTGCTTTTGCTTGAAAAACATAAGGAAAAGTTTTGTATTGGAGGTGCCACGCCTGTGAGGGAGTCTGAAACCCCGAAATGTGTG GCAGGCTCTAAGGCTAAATCTCTGAAGATGGATGGATACAACCCTCATATCAGCCGTCATGACAAGCAATTAGCTGACCTGTCAAACGCAACCAAACAGCTGGAGAAGCAAAACAGAG AGATAGACTTAAAGCTGCATGAGATGGCTGCTCAGAGGAAGACTGTCTCAGAGGTGGAGAGGACGCTGCATGAGCTGAAAGcccaggaggagaggaacaccAACCTGCTGGAGTCCATGATGGCACAGCTACTCGCCCTGCAGGGGGACCCCTTgctacacatcacacaagggCACAAACAGCA GCGAGAAGAATCTCAAAGCAGACAGAATAACCCTCAAGTTTACACCCCCAGACCTAAGGAGAAAGTGACCCAGACTTTGGTTCCTGTCTATGTGGGTGGATTACTGTCCTCAGAAATCAG TAATTTGCGCCTGTCCTACCTGCAACATGGCGGCAGCAGTCCCCTGGTGTTAGCccagctgcaggagctgctgaATGAAGCCCTGCAGGTGGAAATGCATCATGGGAAACCACCCAACCCCAAGACACATCAGAGGCAGTGGAGCAAAC GGAGGTATGATTCAGACTGGTACCGAATCAACAAACAGCTCATTGCCACAGAGATACAGAACCACAAGCTCGAGGAGGAGATCAGGAAAGCTGAGCTGAGGAAGCGTGAAGCCTCCAGCTTTACCTGGTCTACTCACATGG GGCAACCCAGAAGACAAGAGGTCCAAGCTATGAAGATGGACATTGACCTCCTGAAGCATGAGATTGAGATGAATCGCTCAAGAAGACCAATAAGGACAAGGAAGACGCCACGATCATCATCACTGTTTCCCTTACTG GAGGATGTCAGATCCCAGACACCTGCCCTCACGAAGTACCTGTATGAGCAGACAGATGCACTCGGACCTGCTCCATATGACCCTGT GGCAGGCTTTGTTGTGTTCTATGACTTCCTGCTGGGCCTGAGCCCGTCATACCGCCTGTGTCGCCTGACAGTGGGGCTCTTCAGTGGGGAACAGGAGCTGGtcgccccctccctcctgccccCGGTGTACTGTGAGCCCGCCAGCCTCTCCTCATCACTACACCCAGAGCACCACAGCGGGCAGCTGGCCATGCTAGCTACCAAGCAGGCCGTACCCAG AGTCCAGCCcgctcctccactctccttAGTGCTTCACCTGCAGGCTTCAGGGGGACATGACAcgtttggacaggaagtgacacgTCTGGTGTCTCGAGGCTGGGTGAAAGTGGACATATTTGACCAGCACAACAGTGTCATCAGTGGGAGGTGGAGGGTGCCCCTCCGCCTGCTACCAGCCAAACCATCCATGACACCTGGAGAGATGAATGCTGTGccgcag cTGGACAGTGTGGAGCTCTATCTGAGAGTTGTGAATGCTCGTGATGCAGACGTGCAGAGTTCCATCCCCATcagtcacagcacagcagcactcTATAGATTCCCTCCTGTG GTTGGCCGAGGGGGCGTTACGTGA
- the pigo gene encoding GPI ethanolamine phosphate transferase 3 isoform X2 — protein MKRLPVLALLLWVCTLFYVGIFLFVGGFLLVRLEVNRTSTCEDVLLQPAGSQADFCRDQPRYRKAVVLIIDALRADFARYNPSNLVPRPYENKLPVLEELMSSRPTHTRLFTFQADPPTTTMQRIKGFTTGSLPTFIDVGNNFASSAILEDNLIHQLGQAGKRVVFMGDDTWENLFPKKFHRSLPFPSFNVKDLHTVDNGILEHLNPTMKGDDWDVLIGHFLGVDHCGHRYGPDHPAMADKLTQMNSVIRSVVEQLQNDTLLVVMGDHGMTDTGDHGGESPKETEAALFLYSHSPLFPAPGSQVEPSVVPQTDLVPTLALLLGIPIPYSSVGQVLLPLFPSPGQAEGQGSGPDQAEALWINVKQVNRFLETYSSMAKDIPADRLSELQAAFARLSAAYLGAVQQGEQASPELLHSMQAYLSSVRDTCRASWARFHPLKMAAGVALLGAACLLCYVLSELSSAVLVEGAVRAPLVAGVCVGVCVAIAQLATQGHVEAPWCLAAAAVSSEILFLWRNRRRSPRSSSSSSSSQKGRPAPPRLLSAALVVLLLRCASLLSDSYVIAEGRVVTFLLFSFGLYVPLRLNWDGFLLPPPPPDSQKPPGALPMLPLPAWAVRREGVVLCLSLGVLIGSLYLTLSMHACREEQGAWCQPSAFLSPLARVQDGRLRNLHYLLSLVALVGWTYLLYRWLRHYGNLNSPGVAVLAARWLLPTVAVLTGLHWAVSATPEDGFRGLAELMRLAQSMLPRAAFAFLGLGVALLWLDPLTVFLKHRASGGPRAASLPPPSYRASTGISPQAELHHLIPQLYQRIRRSLEDGPEEGPDEDGRPAVEAYGLGTVYSAPLVLLCGLLGVGLLLLHSETMAPAFLLLLLEAAALLHIHAACSTLSGQQGDYSSFSVPWAPVVMWSLAASQFFHGTGHLPTFPSLQWGAAFVGFPEGHTGTLLPATLVTLNTFSSHILFAVACPLLLFWPLVCEVRFNKNGRTAGEESEEGVMEMRLRENPQQFSAALLQLAARYLFVNGAQVFASVCAAAILRRHLMVWQVFAPKLMFAASEFVVSSVFLLLGVALVLRVDVAVRGWFKRLLSEASR, from the exons ATGAAGAGACTGCCAGTGTTGGCCCTCTTGTTGTGGGTCTGTACCCTGTTCTATGTGGGAATCTTCCTCTTCGTGGGGGGGTTCCTGCTGGTCCGACTGGAGGTGAACCGGACAAGCACCTGTGAGGACGTCCTGCTGCAGCCCGCGGGGTCGCAGGCGGACTTCTGCCGGGATCAGCCTCGTTACCGTAAGGCAGTGGTACTCATCATCGACGCCCTAAGGGCGGATTTTGCGCGGTACAACCCCTCGAACCTGGTCCCCCGTCCCTACGAGAACAAGCTGCCCGTGCTGGAGGAGCTCATGTCGTCCCGGCCGACCCATACCAGGCTGTTCACGTTCCAGGcagacccccccaccaccaccatgcaGCGCATCAAGGGCTTCACCACTGGCTCCCTCCCCACCTTCATCGATGTAGGCAACAACTTCGCCTCCAGCGCCATCCTGGAAGACAATCTCATCCACCAGCTGGGCCAGGCAG GCAAACGCGTTGTCTTCATGGGGGATGATACGTGGGAGAACCTCTTTCCAAAGAAGTTCCACCGTTCTTTGCCCTTCCCCTCCTTCAATGTAAAGGACCTGCACACTGTAGATAACGGGATCCTTGAACACCTCAACCCTACCA tgAAAGGGGATGACTGGGACGTGCTGATAGGTCACTTCCTGGGCGTGGACCACTGTGGGCACCGCTACGGCCCAGACCACCCTGCCATGGCCGACAAACTCACTCAGATGAACAGTGTCATCAG gtCAGTGGTTGAACAGCTGCAGAATGACACCCTGCTGGTGGTGATGGGTGACCATGGGATGACGGACACGGGTGACCATGGAGGCGAGAGCCCCAAGGAGACAGAGGCAGCCCTCTTCCTCTACAgccactcccctctcttccctgccCCTGGATCTCAG GTTGAGCCTTCTGTAGTGCCTCAGACAGACCTGGTTCCCACGCTGGCTCTCCTCCTGGGTATTCCCATCCCTTACAGCAGTGTGGGGCAGGTTCTGCTGCCCCTGTTCCCCTCTCCAGGCCAGGCAGAGGGGCAAGGAAGTGGCCCTGATCAAGCAGAGGCCCTGTGGATCAATGTAAAGCAG GTGAACCGCTTCCTGGAGACGTACTCCAGCATGGCCAAAGACATCCCGGCTGATCGCCTGTCTGAGCTGCAGGCTGCTTTCGCCCGCCTGTCGGCTGCGTATCTCGGCGCtgtccagcagggggagcaAGCATCCCCCGAGCTGCTGCACTCCATGCAGGCCTATCTGAGCTCCGTCCGGGACACCTGCCGAGCCTCTTGGGCCCGCTTCCACCCGCTCAAGATGGCCGCCGGGGTGGCGCTGCTGGGTGCCGCTTGTCTCCTGTGCTACGTGCTGTCGGAGCTGTCCTCGGCCGTGCTGGTGGAAGGGGCCGTGAGGGCCCCCCTggtggcaggggtgtgtgtgggggtgtgtgttgccATAGCGCAGCTGGCGACTCAGGGCCACGTGGAGGCGCCCTGGTGCCTGGCGGCTGCTGCGGTTTCCTCTGAGATCCTCTTCCTGTGGAGGAACCGCAGACGGTCCCCGCGGTcgtcgtcatcctcctcctcctcccagaaGGGCCGGCCAGCTCCCCCGCGCCTCCTCAGCGCCGCCCTGGTGGTGCTGCTCCTGCGCTGCGCCTCGCTGCTCTCTGACAGCTACGTGATCGCAGAGGGCCGCGTGGTCACCTTCCTGCTCTTCTCGTTCGGGCTCTACGTGCCCCTGCGCCTCAACTGGGACGGTTTCCTCCTGCCCCCGCCGCCCCCCGACTCCCAGAAGCCCCCGGGAGCCctccccatgctgcccctcccGGCGTGGGCGGTACGGCGTGAGGGGGTGGTGCTGTGTCTGAGCCTGGGTGTGCTGATTGGCTCGCTGTACCTGACGCTGTCGATGCACGCTTGCCGTGAGGAGCAGGGGGCGTGGTGCCAGCCGTCGGCGTTCCTATCCCCACTGGCGCGTGTCCAGGACGGCCGCCTGCGCAACCTGCACTACCTGCTCTCCCTGGTGGCGTTGGTCGGCTGGACGTACCTGCTCTACCGTTGGCTGCGTCACTACGGCAACCTGAACTCGCCGGGAGTGGCTGTGCTGGCGGCGCGCTGGCTGTTGCCCACGGTGGCCGTGCTGACAGGGCTGCACTGGGCGGTGAGCGCCACCCCCGAGGACGGCTTCCGCGGCCTGGCTGAGCTCATGCGCCTGGCGCAGTCCATGTTGCCCCGCGCCGCCTTCGCCTTCCTCGGCCTAGGGGTGGCACTGCTGTGGCTGGACCCGCTCACCGTGTTTCTGAAGCACCGGGCGTCGGGGGGCCCCCGCGccgcctccctcccccccccaagcTACCGTGCTAGCACGGGCATCAGCCCCCAGGCAGAGCTGCACCACCTCATCCCGCAGCTGTACCAACGCATCCGCCGCTCGCTGGAGGACGGTCCTGAGGAGGGGCCCGACGAGGATGGCCGGCCCGCCGTCGAGGCCTACGGCCTGGGTACAGTCTACTCGGCCCCGCTGGTGCTGCTGTGCGGTCTGCTGGGggtggggctgctgctgctccactcTGAGACCATGGCCCCTGCCttcctgctgttgctgctggagGCTGCAGCCCTGCTGCACATCCATGCTGCCTGCAGTACTCTCTCTGGCCAGCAGGGGGACTACTCCA GCTTCAGCGTGCCCTGGGCTCCGGTGGTGATGTGGTCCCTGGCGGCGTCGCAGTTCTTCCACGGCACGGGGCACCTGCCCACCTTCCCGTCTCTGCAGTGGGGCGCGGCCTTCGTGGGGTTCCCCGAGGGTCACACCGGCACCTTGCTGCCCGCCACTCTTGTCACACTCAACACCTTCTCCTCACACATCCTCTTCGCTG tggCGTGTCCGTTGCTGCTCTTCTGGCCGCTGGTGTGTGAGGTTCGCTTTAACAAAAACGGGCGAACAGCAGGGGAGGAGTCTGAGGAAGGTGTCATGGAGATGCGATTGAGAGAGAATCCTCAGCAGTTTAGCGCTGCCCTCCTCCAGCTAGCAGCACGCTACCTCTTTGTCAATGGAGCCCAG GTCtttgcttcagtgtgtgctgctgcGATACTCCGAAGACATCTGATGGTGTGGCAGGTGTTTGCACCCAA GTTGATGTTTGCGGCCAGTGAGTTCGTGGTGagcagtgtgtttctgctgCTCGGTGTGGCGCTGGTCCTGAGGGTGGATGTGGCTGTAAGGGGCTGGTTCAAGAGACTCCTGTCTGAAGCCTCCAGGTAA